The DNA region CGCCACCATGGCATCGACAGAGGCTTGCTGCGTCACGTCGGCCTCGACGGCGATCGCCTCGGGGCCGAGTTCGCCCGCCAGCGCCTCAGCTCCGGGTAAGTCACCCTTGGTGACGATGGCGAGGATCGCGCCCTCGCGCGCCATCTCCTCGGCGATGGTCCTCCCCATGCCCCGCCTTCCGCCGGTGACGATCGCCACCCGCCCGGCGAGGCGTCCTGTCGCTGCCGTCATGTCCTGTCTCCCGGTTGCGGGTTGCTGGAAGGATTGCGCCGGCTGCGCTCGACGATCGAGCGGCCGCAGATATAGCCCCAGGTCAGGTTCGGCCCGATCGTCGTTCCGGCACCTACCGCGCGGGTGCCGATCGGGTTGGCCATGGCAACGCCGGCGCAGTAGAGCCCGTCGATCCGGGAGCCGTCCGGTCGCAGCACGGCGCCCGACGCGTCGGTGCGCGGCCCGCCCTTGGTCGAGACGAAGGATCGGTTGAAGGGTATGGCGATGAACGGCGCGGCCAGGATCGGCTCCAGCGTCTTGCGGGCTCGTCGCCGGCCGATGGCGCGCCCGCTGGATTCGCGGCCGAACTCCGCGTCGGCGCCGCGTGCGGCAAAGCCGTTGAAGCGTTCGACACTCGCCGCCAGCGCTTCGATCGGAAGGCCTATCCCCTCGGCCAGCTGCTCGATCGTGGGAGCCGCTCGTAGCCAGCCGGATTTCAGTCGGGCTGCCTTGCCAAGGATGGGCAGCCGCTTCAAGAGCGCCGTATCGCTGATGAGCCAGGCCGGCAAATGGAGCGGCGCGCCGGTCGCCGCCTCGCGGGCATCGAGCGTCTCCGAGAAATTGAAGTCGTGCTCGTTGGCAAAGCGCCGGCCGGCGGCGTCGACGACGATCGTGTTCGGTTCGCGGTGGAGATACAGGCTGATGCCCTGCAGCGCGCCCTCATAGCGGAAGGGCGCACCGGCGCTCAGATTGGCCTCACCCATATGGGCAAGGGCGGCACCGGCTGCCTCGGCCATGCGATGGCCGTCGCCGCTGTTTCCCGAGGGACTGGTGAGGAAGTCGGTGGGGCCGGGGAAGTGGACTTCGCGCCGATTGGCATCCCATTCGAAGCCGCCGGTCGCGATCACCACACCGTGCCGCGCCTCGATCCGGGCGCGCTTGCCATCCAACTCGGCAAGACAGCCGGTCACCACGCCCTGCGGATCGATCATCAATTGGAAGACGCGGGCCTCGGTCTCGATCGCGCAGCCCCGGTCGATGCAGCCCTTGAGGAGACCTGTGACGAGCGCGGTGCCGTTGCCGCGCCGACCAGTCATGAGTCGGCAAAGCAACCGGGGCCAGATCCGGAGCGCGGCGCGCCAGGGATGGTGGAAGACGTCGAGCGCCTGGATCTCCTGATAGGTGAAGAGATGTGTCAGCATCGGCGGGCGCAGCCGCCTCCGCTGGCGCCCGAGGATGCGGCGGCTCAGCGGCGCCGGCGACAGCATGCGGCCGAAGTCCCGCGCGCCCGGCAGGTCCGGCAGCGGGTCGGGATCCTGGGTCAGTTCGAAGCGCAGCGGCGTCGAGGCCTCGAGGAAAGCGAGCATTTTTGGCGCGGCCTCGACGAGGCTTTGCCAGAGGGCGTCCTCGGTCTCGCGCCATCCGGGCGGGGCGACGGCGCGAATATAGGCAAGGGCGTCCTCGGGCGTATCGGCGATGCCGGCGGCCGCCATGTGGTGATTGGCCGGAACCCACGTGCCGGCACCGGAAAGCGCCGTCGTCCCGCCCAGCTTGGCGGTCTTTTCGAGGATGAGCGTCGAGAGCCCGGCCGCCGACGCCGTGAGCGCGGCGGCGAGTGCCGCTGAGCCGGAGCCGATGACGGCAACGTCGCAGGTCAGGACCGTTTCCGTCATCTTTCCCGTCCGGTCAGAATCCGGCGAGCGGATGCGGGATATAGGGCTCTTCCAGCGCCGTGACCTCGTCTGCGGTCAGCTTGACCCCCAGCGCCGCGACGGCGTCGTCGAGGTGATGCAGCTTCGTCGCGCCGATGACGGGCGAGACGACCGATCTCTTCTGCATCAGCCAGGCGAGCGCGACCTGAGCGGGCGGCAGTTCCTTTTTGCCGGAGATCTCGCGCAGCCGCTCGACCACGGCATTGTCGGCGGCTTCCGTCGCCGAATAGAGATATTTCGCATATTGGTCGCCCGAGGCACGCGAGGTGTCGTCGGTGGTGCGCGCGAGGCGGCCGCGGGCGAGTGGGCTCCAGGGCGTGACGCCGATGCCTTCTGCCGCGCAGAGCCCCATCATCTCCCTCTCCTCTTCGCGATAAAGCAGGTTCCAATGGTTCTGCATCGAGATGAAGCGAGCCCAGCCATGACGGTCCGAAAGCTGCAGCGCCTTAGAGAACTGCCAGGCGAACATGGTCGAGGCGCCGATATAGCGGGCCTTCCCCATCTTCACGACGTCTGTCAGCGCCTCCAGTGTCTCCTCGATCGGCGTCGTCTCGTCCCAGCGATGGATGATGTAGAGGTCGACATAGTCGGTGCCGAGCCGCTTCAGGCTGGCATCGATCTCGGTCATCACGGCCTTGCGAGACAGGCCGCGCGAGTTCGGATCCTTGCGCATCGGATTATAGAGCTTGGTCGCGATCACGACCTCGTCGCGAGGAACGAGGTCGCGTATGGCGCGGCCGAGCACTTCCTCGCTGGCGCCGGCCGAGTAGATATTGGCCGTGTCGAAGAAGTTGATGCCGAGGTCGAGCGCATGCTTGTAGAAGGGCCGGCTGTCCTCCTCGCTCAAAAGCCAGTTATGGCCGCCGGGTTTCGGGATGGTGAAGGTCATGCAGCCGAGGCAGAGGCGGGAAACCTTGAGGCCGCTGCGGCCGAGATTCACATAGTCCATGTTCGGGCGTTCCTTTGGCGTAGAGGGCGCGCTTGTTTGGCGCGTCCCTTCAGGATGCGGCTATGGTTCAGCCCTGCACGCGGCTGCGGACATAGTTGGCGAACTGCCAGACCGTCTTCTCCAGATGGCTGAGGCGCCCGACGGTGGCGAGCGAGGATTGCGCGCCGATCTGCTGCATGTCGTTGACCTCGATGTCCTCCTGGAAGATCGCCATGCCGGTCTCACGGATATTGTCGATGATCTCCTGGTAGTTCGGCAGCGCCAGCGCTTCTTTCTTCACCAGCACCTGGCGGAACCAGATGCATTTGTTCACCGAGACCGGGATGATCGTCGTCCAGTGGATGCGGTCGGCATTGGTGTTGAACAAGGTGGTCGGATAGATCGAATAGAGGCCGCCATTGCGCAGCACTTCGTCGCTCAGGCCTTCGAATTCCGGGAGGCCAGTCTTGGTCCGCTCGGCGATCGGCAGGTCGGGGCGCCAGGGCGCGTAGCAAACCGTCCAGCCCTTGCCGCCATCACCGCCGAAGGAGAAGCGGCCCGGCGCATGGGGCTCGGCCGTCTTCGAATGTGCACCGATGTGGTGGTAGCACTCCATGAAGGTCTCGACGGCGATCTTCCAGTTGAAATTGCACTCATATTTGTAGCTGAAGGCGAGGACGAGCTCGTCCATGTCGTAGCGGGCGAAGGTGGCGTCGAGGTCCGAAAGCCGGTCGGCCAGTGAATCCGCGTCGCCCGAGAGGTTGATGTAGATCGTGCCATGCCAGATCTCGCTGCGGATTTCCGGCAGCTTGCAGCTCTTCGGATCGAAGCCCTCGGCCTCATCCATATGCGGGGCGGCCTTCAACTGGCCGTCGAGGCCATAGGCCCAGCGGTGGAAAGGGCAGGAGAACAGCTTGGTATTGCCCTCGCCCGAGACGACCGGCGCCCAGCGATGCAGGCAGACGCGCGACATGACGCGGATGCGATCGGCACCGCGCACGACGACGAGCAACTCGTTCAGGACGTCGATAGTGACATAGTCGCCGACATTGGGGATCTGCGCGACATGGGCGACAGCGATCCAGTCGGTACGGAAGATCTTCTCGACCTCCAGGTCGAAGAAAGCCTGCGAGCCGTAGGATTCCGGCGGCAGCGTCTCGGCATGGGCAAGATCCTGGTTCGATCCGGCCAGCACGGCGCTCCTCAGTTCTTCGATCTCGACGGCTTCGGTCTCGCCGAGCGCGGGATTGACGCGGGGATTCATCGGTCGTGTCTCCTTCGGCTGTGGCCCGGCAGGCGGGCTATCTTGTCAGGCGGTAGCGGCGTTCAGGGCAAAGCGGATATCGGGGGCGGGCGCCTCGCGGCGTCCGATGCGGTCCAGCGGGCCGACCTCGCGCTCGATGAGCGGGATCACCTCGGCGCCGAAGCGCTCCAGCGAACGCCGCGCCATGGCGATCGGCAGGTCGCCGAACTGGAAGAACGTGCTGTAATGGTGCGGATCGAAGGCGCGGATCTCGGCGACGATGCGCTCGGCCACATGGTGCGGGTCGCCGGCGATGATGAAGTCGCGCACGGTCTCCAGCGGCGGCTCGTCCGGCAGCGGCGGCGGGTCGAGCATGGAACCGTCGAGTTTCGGGGCCGGCGAGTTCAGATGCGTGGCAAGGCGGCCCACCGAGAGCGCGTGCTCGGCGGCAATCAGCGCGTCCTTCGGGTCGTCGGTGACGTGGATATATTGCTGGACCGCGATCGGGCGGGGCTTGCGGCCGAGCACGGCTTCCCAATGCTTCAGCATCTTGTCGGCGCCGGTCATCAGCGCCGGTGTGCCGCGCCATCCCGTGGTGATAAACGGCACGGGATCGAGATGGCCCAGCGCGCTCAGGATGCGCGGATCATTGGTGGTCAGGAACAGTTCGGAGAGGATCGATCGCCGGGGCTTCAACAGGAAGACCGATTCGGGGACCTGGATATATTTGCCGGCGAAGCAGGCGCGCCCATCGGTGAGGATCTGTTCGACGATCGCCCAATATTCGAGGAAGATCTCCGTCTTCTCCTCGACGCTGACATGGTAGCGGGCGAACTCATAGGGCTGATAGCCGGTGCCGACGCCGAGCATGGCGCGACCCTCGCTCAACTGGTCGAGCAGGGCGATCTCCTGCGCCACCCGCATCGGATGATAGAGTGGCAGCACGACCACCGCGGCGCCCACTTTGATGCGGCTGGTCTCGCCGGCCATGTAGGCGGCGAGCATAAGTGGCGAGACGCTGATCGAATAATTGGTGAAATGGTGCTCGGCGAACCAGGCGGTGCCGAAGCCGATATCCTCGGCGAGCTTGACCAGGCTGCGGGTGTCGGCGACCACGCCCGACAATCCGCCGGGATTGCCGCGATAGGTCATCAGGTTGAACAGGCCGAATTCCATTGGAAGACCTCGCGGGATCAGGCTGCGGGCATGCCGCCGGGCGGGCTGTTTCGGCCCGTGAACGGCAGCAGGGAGTGGAGGAAGTGTTTCGGCGTGGCGCGCCGCGTGCTGCGGCCCATGCGCCGTTCGATGCGGCTTTGGACGGCTGTCAGCACGGTGGTGATGACGAGGTACCAGAAGCAGGCGACGAGCAGCAGCGGGATGGTCTGGTAGTTGCGCGAATAGACCATCTGCGCCGAATAGAGCAGTTCGCCAAGCGAGATGATCGACACGATCGACGTCCCCTTCAGCATGCCGATGACCTGGTTGCCGGTCGGCGGGATGATGCTGCGCATCGCCTGCGGGATGATGATCCGCCGCATGATTTTCGTCCGCCGCATGCCGAGCGCGCGGGCCGCGTCCTCCTGGCCGCTGTCGATCGACAGGATGCCGCCGCGGATGATCTCGGCCATATAGGCCGCCTCGTTCAGGCCGAGGCACAGCACGGCCGCCGTATAGGGTGTGATCAGATCGTTGACCGAGCCCTCGACGAAGGTGATGCCAAGAAAGGGAATGCCCAGAAAGTAGCGCGGATAGAGTGCGGCCAGATTGTACCAGAAGATCAGCTGGACCATGACCGGCGTGCCGCGGAAGAACCAGATATAGGCGGCGCTAACCTTGGAGACGATCACATTGTCGGAGATGTGCATCACCGCCAGGACGATGCCGAACAGGATGCCGACGGCCATGACGACGAGCGTCAGCCAGAGCGTCATCCAGGCACCTTTCAGGATCAGCGGGTCGAACAAATAGTGGCCGACCGTCGGCCAATGGAAATTCGGATTGGTCGCGACAGACCAGGCGGCGAGGCCGACGAGGACCAGGACGATGCCGGCGGCGATCCACTGGCCGATATGACGGCTTGGCGCGACGACAAGGTTGTCCCCCTCGCGTTCGTCGATCGAGCTGCTCGGCGCGGTTCCGCTGATGACGGCATCCTGGATCATGGTCCGGGTCTCCTCGTGAGGCGGTGAAATCACGGGGCTGGAGGGAGCCGGCCCCTTCATGAGGCCGGCTCCCTCCCGATGGGATCAGAGTTCCGGCTGAACGATCGGGCGCTGCGTAGCGAGATTGATGCCAGGATCGAGGAGCTTGGCGTGGCCGACGCGATACTTGTCCCAGATCGTGTCGTAGGCGCCGTCGGCGATGACGCCCTTCAGCGCCGCGAGCAGCGCCTCGGAGAGCTTCGTGTTGTCCTTGTTGACGATCGCGCCCATGTAGGTGCGCTTGTTCAAGGCGTTGGGGAAACTCTTGACCGGGCTCGGCGCTGCCTTCTGCATCTCGTCGAAGGCAACCACGGCGCCGAGCATGAAGTCGATCCGGCCGGCGAAGAGGCCGGTCATCACGGCTGCCGCCTGCGGCACTTCGCTGATCTGGATCGGCGGCTTGCCCTTCTTCGCGCAATAGTCCGAAAAGACCTGCAGATTGTCGATGAAGTTCGTTCCCGACTGCCCCGCCGTCTTCAGACCGCACAGCGAGGTGAAGTCGCCTTCCTTGATGACCGGGTTCGAGGCCATGAAGTAGATGGCGTCGCCATAATCATAGGAATAGTCGACGAAAGTGAGCTGCTGCTCACGCTCGGCCGTATCGGTGATGCATTCGATCGCCATGTCGAAGCGCTTGGACAGGATGCCGGGGATGAGGCCGGCGAAGTCGATCGACTCGGCCTTGACCTCGACACCGAGCTTCTGACCCATGGCGCGCCACAGATCCGGCCCGAAGCCCAGCATGGTGACGTTGTCCTCGGCGAAATATTCGCAAGGCGGATAATGCGCGTCGGTGCCGAGCTTGATGACGCCCGAGGCCTTGATGTCGTCGGGAAGCAGGTCGAAGGCGGCCTGGTCCTTGGTGAGGACGGGAATGCCGGCGCTGGCTTCCTGGGCGTCGGCTGTGATCGGCGCAAGGAGCGCGCCGACGAGGCCGAGGACCGGCAGCAAACGGGAGACAGTCTTGAAGAGCATCGCGTTCTTGCCTTTCGTTCTGCGCGCCTGAGGCGCCTCTGGATGGTGCTCGCCCCGGATCCCTTGTTCTGTTCTTGGATCCGGCAACGTCGAAAAGGTGCCGTCTTTCGGCCCCTTGAAAGGGTTAGCAAGTGCCATGCCAATTAATCGAACGATCAATTAAGTTAGCAATTCCCGGACGGGCGCGCGGCCTTGAGTGAATCTGGGCCTGAAGTCCGCGAGGTCCGGATGGCGGATATGCCTGCGAATGATGCGCATTAATTAATCATTCAATTAATTGACAGGCACGGGATGCGGCCGGATGGCGGTTCGGTCGGAGGGAAATGGCCCGCTTCGCATCTGGCACGAGATTCGCTTTCAAGGATGGCATGGGCCGACATCCGGTCAAACGCCGCCTCCGGGCGACACCCATGAGGAGACGCCATGCTCTGGCAGCCCCGTACCCAATTGCAGCGACCACGCCCGGAAGGCGTCGTGCCGGACCGGCCGATGGTGGTCGCGCGCCAGGTCATGAAGAGCTATGACGGAACGCTGGTTCTGCGCGGTGTCGACCTGACCGTCGAGCGGGGTGAGGTTCTGTGCCTGATCGGCCCGTCGGGCTCGGGCAAGTCGACCTTCCTGCGCTGCATCAACCATCTCGAGAAGATCGATGCTGGCGCGCTCCATGTTGATGGCGAGTTCGTCGGCTATCGCCGGGTCGGCAATCGGCTGCATGAGCTGCCCGACCGGGTGGTGGCCGCCAAGCGGGCCGAGATCGGCATGGTGTTCCAGCGCTTCAATCTCTTCGCGCACAAGACCGCGCTGGAAAATATCGTCGAGGCGCCGATCCAGGTGCGCGGCGAGGATCCGAAGGCTGCCGCCGAGCATGCGCGCGAATTGATGGCGTGCGTCGGTCTCGGCCACCGGCTCGATGCCTATCCCGGCCAGCTCTCCGGCGGCCAGCAGCAGCGCGTTGCCATCGCCCGCGCGCTGGCCATGCGCCCGAAACTCCTGCTTTTCGACGAACCGACGAGCGCGCTCGACCCGGAACTGGTCGGCGAGGTTCTCGACGTGATGCGCGATCTGGCGACCGAGGGCATGACGATGATCGTCGTCACCCATGAGATGGCCTTCGCCCGCGAGGTCGCGAACCGGATCGCCTTCATGGACCAGGGCGCGGTGGTCGAAACGCATGCGCCGGCGGAGTTCTTCGGCTCGCCGCGTCATCCGCGCACCCGCGCCTTCCTCTCCAAGATTCTCTAGGCGGAGCCGCTCCATGGAAACCGATCCGACTGAATTGTTAATTGAACGTTCGATTAGCGCAAACTATGGCGTGGCCGCCCGGTCGGGACCGGGGTGCGGATCCAGTGGGAAACGCGGACGACCGTCGCCAGCCTCTCCGAGGGAGTTTTGAACCATGAGCGGGACCGGCGGCAGCCTGAGCGCCAGCGGCGCGGTACAATGGGACGAGCTTTCGTTCGAGGCGATCGCCGATCTGCGGGCGCGCGGCATCGACATGGCGATCCTGCCGGTCGGTGCGACGGAGCAGCACGGGCCGCATCTGCCAACCGGCGTCGATACGCTCTCGGTGCTGGCGGTGGCGGAAGGCGTGTCGGCGCGGACGTCGATCCCCGTGCTGCCGGTGCTTCCCTATGGCTGTTCGATGGGTCATTCCGACAAATGGCCGGGCACGCTGTCGCTTCGTCCGGAGACGCTGGCGGCGATGGTGCTGGAGATCGCCGGCTGGCTGCGCCGCTCGGGCTTCACGCGCCTCGTGCTTCTCAACGGTCATGTGACCAATTGGGCGCCACTGCGCTGTGCGCTGGAAAACATCCGCGCCGATCTGCCGGACATGCGGATCGCACTCCGCTCGATATGGGAAATCTCATCGGATGTGCGCGCGCTCTATGAATATGACGGCGGCACCAACTGGCATGCCAATGACGCCGAAACGTCGCTGATGCTGCATTTGCGGCCGGAACTGGTGGCGCTCGACAAGGCGGTGGACGAACCGAACCGCGCCGCCTGCTGCTTCTTCTCCTACACGGTCGACAAGGAGAGCCGCACCGGGACGGTCGGCCTGCCGAGCCGTGCCACGCCGGAATTCGGCGCCCGGCTGCTCGATCTCTGTGTCGACAGCCTCTCCGCGCAGCTGCAGGCCGCGCTCGCCGAAAGCACCCCCCTCGAGGATTGGACGGCGGATTCGATGCCGCTGCCGCCTCGCCCCCTTTCCCGCATGATCGCTGATGGAGCCTGATGGAGATGGATGCAAAGCTCGGAAACGCGGCCTCGCCCGACAGTGTCGACCTGAAGACGAAGCTTACGGAGGCGTCCGTCCGCTATCTGATGGCGAGCTATGTCGACATGCACGGCGTGTCGAAGGCCAAGATGGTACCCGTCGATCATCTCGAGCAGATGATGGATGGATCGGAGCTCTTTACCGGTGCGGCGCTTGATGGCGTACCGCAGGCCGTCAATGACGAGGAAGTCTCCGCCCATCCGGACGGTCGGTCGATGGCCGTCCTGCCCTGGCGGCCGGAGGTGGCGTGGTTCGCCAGCGATCTCTGGCTCGGCGGCGCGCCGTTCGAGGCCTGCAGCCGCGGCATCCTGAAGCGCCAGATGGCCGATGCCGCGTCGCTCGGCTACATTTTCAACCTCGGCATGGAGGCGGAGTTCTACGTTCTCGCCGATACGCCCGACGGTCCGAAGCCCTTGTCGGAACGCCGGCTCTCCAAGCCCTGTTATGACGGCTCGATGCTGCTCGACAATCTGACCTGGATCGATCAGATGGTGTCGGCGATGAACAAGCTCGGCTGGGATGTCTACTCCTTCGACCAGGAGGACGGCCTCGGCCAGTTCGAGATCGATTTCAATTATGCCGACGCGGTCACCATGTCCGACCGCTTCACCTTCCTGCGTCTGATGGCCAGCAACATTGCTCGGCAGAATGGCGCTTTCGCCAGCTTCATGCCCAAGCCCTATGCGGACCGCACCGGTTCCGGTGCCCATTTCAACATGTCGTTTGCCGACATCGCCTCGGGTCGCAACGCTTTTGCCGACCCCGCCGATCCGCGCGGCTGCGGCCTCTCCAAGCTTGGCTACCAGTTTATCGCGGGCGTGCTCCGGCATCTGCCGGCGATCTGCGCCGTGGTTGCGCCGACGGTGAACAGCTATAAGCGTCTGGTCAAACAGGGCAGCATGTCGGGCTTCACCTGGGCGCCGATCTTTGCCTGCTATGGCAACAACAACCGTACCAACGCGCTGCGCATCCCGCTTTCGGGCGGACGCGTCGAATTGCGCGCGGCCGACAGTGCCTGCAATCCCTATCTGGGCGCTGCCATGGTGCTGGCCGCTGGCCTCGAAGGCATCCGAGAGGAACTGGATCCCGGCGAGCCGAACCGCGGCAACATGTATGAAAG from Kaistia algarum includes:
- a CDS encoding amino acid ABC transporter permease; translated protein: MIQDAVISGTAPSSSIDEREGDNLVVAPSRHIGQWIAAGIVLVLVGLAAWSVATNPNFHWPTVGHYLFDPLILKGAWMTLWLTLVVMAVGILFGIVLAVMHISDNVIVSKVSAAYIWFFRGTPVMVQLIFWYNLAALYPRYFLGIPFLGITFVEGSVNDLITPYTAAVLCLGLNEAAYMAEIIRGGILSIDSGQEDAARALGMRRTKIMRRIIIPQAMRSIIPPTGNQVIGMLKGTSIVSIISLGELLYSAQMVYSRNYQTIPLLLVACFWYLVITTVLTAVQSRIERRMGRSTRRATPKHFLHSLLPFTGRNSPPGGMPAA
- a CDS encoding FAD-dependent oxidoreductase; amino-acid sequence: MTETVLTCDVAVIGSGSAALAAALTASAAGLSTLILEKTAKLGGTTALSGAGTWVPANHHMAAAGIADTPEDALAYIRAVAPPGWRETEDALWQSLVEAAPKMLAFLEASTPLRFELTQDPDPLPDLPGARDFGRMLSPAPLSRRILGRQRRRLRPPMLTHLFTYQEIQALDVFHHPWRAALRIWPRLLCRLMTGRRGNGTALVTGLLKGCIDRGCAIETEARVFQLMIDPQGVVTGCLAELDGKRARIEARHGVVIATGGFEWDANRREVHFPGPTDFLTSPSGNSGDGHRMAEAAGAALAHMGEANLSAGAPFRYEGALQGISLYLHREPNTIVVDAAGRRFANEHDFNFSETLDAREAATGAPLHLPAWLISDTALLKRLPILGKAARLKSGWLRAAPTIEQLAEGIGLPIEALAASVERFNGFAARGADAEFGRESSGRAIGRRRARKTLEPILAAPFIAIPFNRSFVSTKGGPRTDASGAVLRPDGSRIDGLYCAGVAMANPIGTRAVGAGTTIGPNLTWGYICGRSIVERSRRNPSSNPQPGDRT
- a CDS encoding aldo/keto reductase — translated: MDYVNLGRSGLKVSRLCLGCMTFTIPKPGGHNWLLSEEDSRPFYKHALDLGINFFDTANIYSAGASEEVLGRAIRDLVPRDEVVIATKLYNPMRKDPNSRGLSRKAVMTEIDASLKRLGTDYVDLYIIHRWDETTPIEETLEALTDVVKMGKARYIGASTMFAWQFSKALQLSDRHGWARFISMQNHWNLLYREEEREMMGLCAAEGIGVTPWSPLARGRLARTTDDTSRASGDQYAKYLYSATEAADNAVVERLREISGKKELPPAQVALAWLMQKRSVVSPVIGATKLHHLDDAVAALGVKLTADEVTALEEPYIPHPLAGF
- a CDS encoding amino acid ABC transporter ATP-binding protein, with protein sequence MVVARQVMKSYDGTLVLRGVDLTVERGEVLCLIGPSGSGKSTFLRCINHLEKIDAGALHVDGEFVGYRRVGNRLHELPDRVVAAKRAEIGMVFQRFNLFAHKTALENIVEAPIQVRGEDPKAAAEHARELMACVGLGHRLDAYPGQLSGGQQQRVAIARALAMRPKLLLFDEPTSALDPELVGEVLDVMRDLATEGMTMIVVTHEMAFAREVANRIAFMDQGAVVETHAPAEFFGSPRHPRTRAFLSKIL
- a CDS encoding ABC transporter substrate-binding protein produces the protein MLFKTVSRLLPVLGLVGALLAPITADAQEASAGIPVLTKDQAAFDLLPDDIKASGVIKLGTDAHYPPCEYFAEDNVTMLGFGPDLWRAMGQKLGVEVKAESIDFAGLIPGILSKRFDMAIECITDTAEREQQLTFVDYSYDYGDAIYFMASNPVIKEGDFTSLCGLKTAGQSGTNFIDNLQVFSDYCAKKGKPPIQISEVPQAAAVMTGLFAGRIDFMLGAVVAFDEMQKAAPSPVKSFPNALNKRTYMGAIVNKDNTKLSEALLAALKGVIADGAYDTIWDKYRVGHAKLLDPGINLATQRPIVQPEL
- a CDS encoding creatininase family protein; amino-acid sequence: MSGTGGSLSASGAVQWDELSFEAIADLRARGIDMAILPVGATEQHGPHLPTGVDTLSVLAVAEGVSARTSIPVLPVLPYGCSMGHSDKWPGTLSLRPETLAAMVLEIAGWLRRSGFTRLVLLNGHVTNWAPLRCALENIRADLPDMRIALRSIWEISSDVRALYEYDGGTNWHANDAETSLMLHLRPELVALDKAVDEPNRAACCFFSYTVDKESRTGTVGLPSRATPEFGARLLDLCVDSLSAQLQAALAESTPLEDWTADSMPLPPRPLSRMIADGA
- a CDS encoding LLM class flavin-dependent oxidoreductase — its product is MEFGLFNLMTYRGNPGGLSGVVADTRSLVKLAEDIGFGTAWFAEHHFTNYSISVSPLMLAAYMAGETSRIKVGAAVVVLPLYHPMRVAQEIALLDQLSEGRAMLGVGTGYQPYEFARYHVSVEEKTEIFLEYWAIVEQILTDGRACFAGKYIQVPESVFLLKPRRSILSELFLTTNDPRILSALGHLDPVPFITTGWRGTPALMTGADKMLKHWEAVLGRKPRPIAVQQYIHVTDDPKDALIAAEHALSVGRLATHLNSPAPKLDGSMLDPPPLPDEPPLETVRDFIIAGDPHHVAERIVAEIRAFDPHHYSTFFQFGDLPIAMARRSLERFGAEVIPLIEREVGPLDRIGRREAPAPDIRFALNAATA
- the glnT gene encoding type III glutamate--ammonia ligase — its product is MDAKLGNAASPDSVDLKTKLTEASVRYLMASYVDMHGVSKAKMVPVDHLEQMMDGSELFTGAALDGVPQAVNDEEVSAHPDGRSMAVLPWRPEVAWFASDLWLGGAPFEACSRGILKRQMADAASLGYIFNLGMEAEFYVLADTPDGPKPLSERRLSKPCYDGSMLLDNLTWIDQMVSAMNKLGWDVYSFDQEDGLGQFEIDFNYADAVTMSDRFTFLRLMASNIARQNGAFASFMPKPYADRTGSGAHFNMSFADIASGRNAFADPADPRGCGLSKLGYQFIAGVLRHLPAICAVVAPTVNSYKRLVKQGSMSGFTWAPIFACYGNNNRTNALRIPLSGGRVELRAADSACNPYLGAAMVLAAGLEGIREELDPGEPNRGNMYESSEAELTARGIRQLPRTLGEAVEAFAADPLSRQVLGEGMANSWTDYKRGEWLSYMAHVSQWEQDRYLRFF
- a CDS encoding aromatic ring-hydroxylating oxygenase subunit alpha, with the protein product MNPRVNPALGETEAVEIEELRSAVLAGSNQDLAHAETLPPESYGSQAFFDLEVEKIFRTDWIAVAHVAQIPNVGDYVTIDVLNELLVVVRGADRIRVMSRVCLHRWAPVVSGEGNTKLFSCPFHRWAYGLDGQLKAAPHMDEAEGFDPKSCKLPEIRSEIWHGTIYINLSGDADSLADRLSDLDATFARYDMDELVLAFSYKYECNFNWKIAVETFMECYHHIGAHSKTAEPHAPGRFSFGGDGGKGWTVCYAPWRPDLPIAERTKTGLPEFEGLSDEVLRNGGLYSIYPTTLFNTNADRIHWTTIIPVSVNKCIWFRQVLVKKEALALPNYQEIIDNIRETGMAIFQEDIEVNDMQQIGAQSSLATVGRLSHLEKTVWQFANYVRSRVQG